Proteins found in one Arthrobacter pascens genomic segment:
- a CDS encoding beta-glucosidase has product MMPITTDATTAATLEALLARLTLEQKIALLHQHAPAVEALGLARFHTGTEAAHGVAGLGSATVFPQPVGLAASWDADLIHRVGTAVGMEVRGKKAEDPSVSVNVWAPVVNPLRHPLWGRNEEGFSEDPHLTAFLASAYCAGLKGDHERFWLTVPTLKHFLAYNNETDRNVTSSQLRQRVLHEYELPAYRGPIEDGVAGAVMLSYNLVNGRPAHVSDLVAGELRQWRNGEDITIVTDAGAPSALYTAEKYFDDGPSAYAAALRAGVDNFTEDGDNPEPSLRHLHDALERGLINEAVIDLSVLRLLTLRERTGEFEPDGGPYGSVGSEMVGDGAHVELAREAARKSVVLLRNEAGLGKEGAAGPLLPLEAEPGKIAVIGALGSTVLSDWYSGTLQDEVSIVDGISKRYGNVVTEPGLDTVSLRCVRTGTYLGAGGPETALSASAAAPGPAETFLLKDWGGGECTLQFPVTEKFVAATGYYLTASADRVGGWVVQETFRLHPSPDGSVSIQHIGTGKWVRIEAHTGSAALSAGTEETADRFTLRTVRSGQQAASEAASAADVAVVVVGNDPHMGGRETIDRTTLALPQEEQELIRLVREANPRTVLVIVSSYPYSLGALADTPAIVWTSHAGQEMGNGLADVLSGDAEPSGRLPQTWWSRDSDLPDILDYDLIASRATYLYSDAEPLFPLGHGLGYSTVSYESAVRADDGLDVVLRNTGGRTAHELVQVYAASPGHRYDFPRRLLVAHRRVQLEPGEHRTVRIPVPVDRLATYSVTAGRMLVEPGTYELMVGPSANDLPLGVEMTVASEGSGPRARGAWIRAELFDDYSNLALVPETPMAGTAVAPASPQERATAVYRGWQGSAPEWASLRLSATGAGRIAVQLPGRGGTWQDCADAAIKPGFNGELRLEVASRSADFEAVRIVLEGPVTLSALQLGE; this is encoded by the coding sequence ATGATGCCAATCACAACTGACGCCACCACCGCTGCCACTCTTGAGGCCTTGCTGGCCCGCCTCACACTGGAGCAGAAGATCGCGTTGCTCCACCAGCATGCCCCTGCCGTGGAAGCCCTCGGTCTGGCTCGGTTCCACACCGGTACTGAGGCGGCCCACGGCGTGGCCGGGCTCGGATCGGCCACTGTTTTCCCGCAGCCCGTGGGCCTGGCTGCCAGCTGGGACGCTGATCTGATCCACCGGGTAGGCACCGCCGTCGGCATGGAAGTCAGGGGCAAGAAAGCGGAGGATCCGAGCGTGAGCGTCAACGTTTGGGCACCTGTGGTCAATCCCCTTCGCCACCCGCTGTGGGGGCGCAATGAAGAAGGGTTCTCCGAGGACCCGCACCTTACGGCCTTCCTTGCCTCCGCATACTGCGCGGGATTGAAGGGCGACCACGAACGTTTCTGGCTGACCGTGCCCACGCTGAAACACTTCTTGGCGTACAACAACGAGACTGACCGCAACGTCACAAGCAGCCAGTTGCGGCAGCGTGTGCTTCATGAGTACGAACTGCCTGCCTATCGCGGTCCCATCGAGGACGGCGTAGCGGGCGCGGTGATGCTGTCCTACAACCTGGTCAACGGCCGGCCCGCGCACGTCTCGGACCTGGTGGCCGGCGAGCTGCGGCAGTGGCGGAACGGCGAGGACATCACCATTGTCACCGACGCCGGCGCACCGTCCGCGCTGTACACCGCCGAGAAGTATTTCGACGACGGCCCGTCCGCCTACGCGGCCGCCCTCCGCGCTGGGGTGGATAACTTCACCGAGGACGGCGACAACCCGGAGCCGTCTCTTAGGCATCTCCACGATGCCCTGGAACGCGGGCTGATCAATGAAGCGGTCATCGACCTTTCGGTGCTCCGGCTGCTCACCTTACGGGAGCGGACCGGCGAGTTCGAGCCAGACGGCGGCCCGTATGGCTCTGTCGGCTCCGAAATGGTGGGAGACGGCGCGCATGTGGAACTGGCCCGGGAAGCAGCGCGGAAGTCTGTGGTGCTGCTGCGGAACGAAGCCGGTCTTGGCAAGGAGGGAGCAGCCGGACCCCTCCTCCCGTTGGAGGCAGAGCCAGGGAAGATCGCGGTGATAGGTGCCCTCGGCTCCACGGTCCTGAGCGACTGGTACAGCGGCACCCTGCAGGATGAGGTCAGCATTGTCGATGGCATCTCCAAGCGTTACGGCAACGTGGTGACGGAGCCAGGCTTGGATACGGTGTCGCTCCGATGTGTCCGGACCGGCACGTACCTCGGCGCCGGCGGCCCCGAAACCGCGCTCTCTGCCAGTGCCGCGGCCCCCGGGCCGGCGGAAACGTTCCTACTCAAGGACTGGGGCGGCGGTGAATGCACGCTGCAGTTCCCCGTCACCGAGAAGTTCGTGGCGGCCACCGGCTACTACCTGACCGCGTCTGCTGACCGGGTGGGTGGCTGGGTGGTGCAGGAGACCTTCCGTCTCCATCCCAGCCCGGACGGATCCGTGTCCATCCAGCACATCGGCACGGGGAAGTGGGTACGGATTGAGGCGCACACCGGAAGCGCCGCCCTGTCTGCCGGGACCGAAGAAACGGCGGACCGCTTTACCCTGCGGACCGTGCGCTCCGGCCAGCAGGCCGCCAGCGAGGCAGCCTCCGCAGCGGATGTCGCCGTCGTGGTTGTGGGAAACGATCCCCATATGGGAGGCAGGGAGACGATCGACCGGACCACGCTGGCACTTCCGCAGGAGGAGCAGGAGCTTATCCGGCTGGTGCGTGAGGCCAATCCCCGGACGGTCCTGGTGATCGTCTCCTCGTACCCGTACTCCCTGGGCGCCCTGGCAGACACGCCCGCGATTGTGTGGACCTCGCACGCAGGCCAGGAGATGGGCAACGGGCTGGCTGATGTCCTCAGTGGAGATGCCGAACCGAGCGGACGCCTGCCGCAGACCTGGTGGTCGCGCGATTCGGACCTTCCGGACATCCTGGACTACGACCTCATCGCGTCCCGCGCCACCTACCTCTACAGCGACGCAGAGCCGCTGTTCCCGCTGGGGCACGGCCTGGGCTACAGCACAGTCAGCTACGAATCTGCGGTACGGGCTGACGATGGCCTGGATGTGGTCCTGCGCAATACGGGAGGCCGCACTGCACACGAACTGGTGCAGGTGTACGCGGCCTCCCCCGGCCACCGCTACGACTTCCCGAGGCGCCTGCTCGTGGCGCACCGGCGGGTTCAGCTCGAACCAGGCGAACACCGCACCGTACGGATACCCGTACCCGTGGACCGGCTGGCCACGTACAGCGTCACCGCCGGCAGGATGCTGGTGGAGCCCGGCACGTACGAGCTGATGGTGGGCCCCTCGGCAAACGACCTTCCCCTCGGCGTTGAAATGACGGTCGCCAGCGAAGGCAGCGGCCCGCGCGCCCGGGGCGCCTGGATCCGGGCGGAACTGTTTGATGACTACTCCAACCTTGCACTCGTGCCGGAAACCCCGATGGCAGGCACCGCCGTCGCACCGGCTTCCCCGCAGGAGAGGGCGACGGCGGTCTACCGGGGCTGGCAGGGCAGCGCCCCTGAGTGGGCGTCGCTCCGGCTCTCAGCTACGGGCGCTGGAAGGATTGCGGTGCAGCTCCCGGGCCGGGGCGGGACCTGGCAGGACTGCGCCGATGCAGCGATAAAGCCCGGGTTCAACGGTGAACTGCGGCTGGAGGTTGCCAGCCGCAGCGCTGATTTCGAGGCCGTGCGGATTGTCCTTGAGGGGCCGGTGACTCTGAGCGCACTGCAGCTGGGCGAGTAG
- a CDS encoding carboxymuconolactone decarboxylase family protein — MGNHIRLNQAVPAAYKTLLLLNDESSAAAGVAGLEPLLIELVKIRCSQINGCAFCLRMHIRDAISHGETQDRLAVLPAWRDTQYFTPEERHALAIAESTTLISDRLSLPQDEVAALNDDQIAAVEWVAITINAFNRVAISSNYDVRN; from the coding sequence ATGGGCAATCACATTCGCTTGAACCAGGCCGTACCAGCGGCATACAAGACCTTGCTGCTCCTTAACGACGAATCCTCTGCCGCGGCCGGTGTAGCAGGCCTGGAACCCCTCCTCATCGAGCTCGTCAAGATTCGCTGCTCCCAAATCAACGGCTGCGCGTTCTGCTTGAGGATGCACATCCGCGACGCCATCTCCCACGGCGAAACCCAGGACCGCCTCGCCGTCCTGCCCGCCTGGCGGGATACCCAGTACTTCACCCCAGAAGAGCGACATGCCCTTGCCATCGCAGAGAGCACAACCCTGATCTCCGACCGGCTGAGCCTGCCCCAAGACGAAGTGGCAGCACTCAACGACGACCAGATAGCCGCTGTGGAATGGGTGGCGATCACAATCAACGCGTTCAACCGGGTGGCAATCTCCAGCAACTACGATGTCCGCAACTGA
- a CDS encoding ImmA/IrrE family metallo-endopeptidase, producing MDWPIERVDAVLTGLTGDPRKIAVYIRATDNLLRERFTMAHELGHLLLPWHLPSANCEVGEGALDLPTFSLEEEADVFASCLLVPDAWLLHQVDRSGDDMSQLLRELNAAEVTTAAALQALRRYLLAGWVFVSYGERQRIMPTRGTRLPNVPADKLVEVLASECFAHGEASLNGFPVYWYQMVEPLALPEKNIDDPRSDHQILMDAIAMVEPDLQRRNSIGMSANGKVGGALREAAGRPAIETFQAVRHRCEQWEHSTLLAQPDFLLWLAERSRAVETGMTKRRRSKS from the coding sequence GTGGACTGGCCAATTGAGCGCGTCGATGCAGTGCTTACTGGATTGACCGGTGATCCTCGCAAAATCGCTGTCTACATTCGAGCAACGGATAACCTCCTGCGCGAGCGCTTTACCATGGCTCACGAGCTGGGCCATCTTTTGCTTCCGTGGCATCTTCCTAGTGCCAACTGCGAGGTGGGAGAGGGGGCCTTGGATCTACCAACCTTCTCTCTAGAAGAGGAAGCGGATGTTTTCGCTTCGTGTCTGCTCGTGCCGGACGCCTGGCTGCTACACCAAGTTGATCGCTCTGGAGACGACATGTCTCAGCTGCTGCGCGAGCTCAACGCAGCCGAGGTCACGACAGCTGCTGCCCTTCAAGCACTGCGCCGCTATCTACTCGCAGGCTGGGTCTTCGTGAGTTACGGGGAGCGGCAGCGTATTATGCCCACGCGGGGTACGCGATTGCCCAACGTGCCGGCTGACAAACTTGTAGAAGTCTTGGCATCTGAGTGCTTCGCCCATGGTGAGGCCTCGCTCAATGGATTCCCTGTCTATTGGTATCAGATGGTTGAACCCTTGGCGTTACCTGAAAAAAACATCGACGACCCGAGGTCCGACCACCAGATCCTCATGGACGCTATTGCCATGGTTGAACCGGATTTGCAACGTCGCAACTCTATTGGAATGTCGGCCAATGGCAAGGTCGGTGGCGCTCTTAGAGAAGCTGCAGGTCGGCCAGCCATCGAAACCTTTCAGGCTGTCAGACATCGATGTGAGCAGTGGGAACATTCTACGTTGCTGGCGCAGCCAGACTTTCTACTTTGGCTCGCTGAACGGTCGAGAGCAGTCGAAACCGGGATGACAAAGCGTCGACGGTCCAAAAGCTAA
- a CDS encoding SDR family oxidoreductase, whose amino-acid sequence MKIVVIGGTGLIGKQVVEILSSQGHEAKGASPSTGVDSVTGQGLDEAMAGADVVVDLTNTAEFDEKVVVPFFSTSSRNLLAAEKRAGVRHHVALSVVGTDRIGAVGYFAGKTAQEKAVREGGVPYTILRATQFFEFIPMIADAGTRDGSVYVTSHLMQPLAAADVARIVAEAAVSPAIDGVLEMAGPERAGLNEFVSRVLAARNDSRPVVIDTEVGYFGIPIEETSIVPVGETRIGDITLKEWLKLTSQHGL is encoded by the coding sequence ATGAAGATCGTGGTTATCGGCGGCACTGGCCTGATCGGCAAGCAGGTTGTGGAGATCCTAAGCAGTCAGGGCCATGAGGCGAAAGGGGCGTCCCCTTCCACCGGGGTGGATTCGGTGACCGGCCAGGGATTGGATGAGGCGATGGCGGGGGCGGACGTAGTTGTCGACCTGACGAACACTGCCGAGTTCGATGAGAAGGTAGTCGTTCCCTTCTTCTCCACTTCATCCCGCAATCTTCTCGCCGCCGAGAAAAGGGCAGGCGTGCGGCATCATGTGGCCCTTTCCGTTGTTGGTACCGACCGTATCGGGGCCGTCGGCTACTTTGCCGGAAAGACTGCGCAGGAGAAGGCTGTTAGAGAAGGCGGAGTGCCGTACACCATTCTGCGGGCTACTCAGTTCTTTGAGTTCATCCCGATGATCGCTGACGCCGGAACACGCGACGGGTCGGTTTATGTGACAAGTCACCTGATGCAGCCGTTGGCTGCTGCAGACGTTGCTCGCATTGTGGCGGAGGCGGCGGTCTCGCCTGCGATTGACGGCGTCCTTGAGATGGCGGGCCCTGAGCGCGCAGGACTTAATGAATTCGTGTCCCGGGTTCTCGCGGCCCGCAATGATTCCCGCCCAGTGGTCATTGACACCGAAGTCGGCTACTTCGGTATACCGATCGAAGAGACGAGCATCGTTCCCGTCGGTGAAACCCGCATCGGGGACATCACCCTCAAGGAGTGGCTGAAGTTGACGTCACAGCACGGCCTGTAG
- a CDS encoding TIR domain-containing protein, with amino-acid sequence METSRDAVNLARSGHPKAVELVRESGQLHGEVLATAVSPPVLLKNVSAVIRNERSHNRLFVEESFVLTHPGIGPLWWLGHCSDEIRPSPSIRASCQNGARPFDRIGGDAINQSRCVSGIDVALADFLEEPMDKPRMFLGSSGKQEKLLQALTRGLSDVARVEPWMTSFNPGTSTLERLLELTQEVDFAAFVFAQDDWTTVSLSASSEPQSGQASPRDNVVFEAGLFGGVLGMRRTFILHASGAKLPSDLLGLTCIRYAGSMTASEMRTINQKIRKAIENEGRLTRIEGAWWHFSLTERTAKEPDAVSLLKISRDRNGALELTGRAWREDGSLSARYWSEAVKEKEGSTGVFFYWKGERPLDPNAPQLEGVGEIRLEADDRASGYFTTRADTDPHVNARTAGVWWRADPDDMGIMDGRDDQRRAELIAERLKQWKSVRSA; translated from the coding sequence GTGGAAACAAGCCGTGACGCGGTCAATTTGGCACGCAGTGGACACCCCAAAGCCGTCGAGCTCGTCCGGGAATCGGGGCAACTACACGGCGAGGTTCTTGCCACCGCCGTCAGTCCCCCAGTCCTGCTAAAAAATGTCAGCGCTGTCATCCGTAATGAACGTTCTCATAATCGGCTCTTCGTTGAGGAAAGCTTCGTGCTGACTCATCCAGGCATCGGGCCGCTCTGGTGGTTAGGACATTGCTCCGATGAAATTCGGCCATCACCCTCTATCCGGGCTTCGTGCCAGAATGGTGCAAGACCGTTTGACAGAATCGGCGGTGATGCGATCAATCAATCGCGATGCGTGTCGGGCATAGATGTTGCGCTGGCGGATTTCTTGGAGGAACCGATGGATAAGCCTCGAATGTTCTTGGGCTCATCAGGGAAGCAGGAGAAATTGCTTCAGGCACTCACTCGCGGTCTGAGTGACGTCGCGCGTGTCGAACCCTGGATGACATCCTTCAATCCGGGAACGTCGACACTGGAACGCCTCCTAGAGCTCACCCAAGAGGTCGATTTCGCGGCGTTTGTCTTTGCACAGGACGACTGGACGACGGTGAGCCTGTCAGCGTCTTCCGAGCCTCAGTCGGGTCAGGCTTCTCCGCGGGATAACGTTGTGTTCGAGGCCGGCCTTTTCGGCGGCGTGCTCGGTATGCGCCGAACCTTTATTCTCCATGCAAGCGGGGCGAAGCTTCCGAGCGATCTCCTCGGCCTCACCTGCATCCGCTACGCCGGCTCAATGACAGCGTCCGAAATGAGAACCATCAACCAGAAAATCCGCAAGGCGATCGAGAACGAGGGTCGCCTTACGCGCATCGAGGGCGCGTGGTGGCACTTCTCCTTGACGGAGCGCACCGCAAAGGAGCCTGATGCCGTGAGCCTCCTGAAGATTTCGCGTGATCGCAACGGCGCGCTGGAACTGACGGGCCGCGCGTGGCGAGAGGATGGAAGTCTGTCAGCAAGATACTGGAGCGAGGCGGTGAAGGAGAAGGAAGGGTCCACAGGCGTGTTCTTCTATTGGAAGGGCGAGCGGCCGTTGGATCCCAACGCGCCGCAGCTTGAGGGAGTAGGCGAGATTCGGCTGGAAGCCGATGACCGCGCATCCGGGTACTTCACGACTCGCGCTGATACAGATCCGCATGTGAATGCGCGGACAGCTGGTGTCTGGTGGCGCGCCGACCCGGACGACATGGGCATTATGGACGGTCGCGACGATCAAAGGCGCGCGGAGCTCATTGCCGAGCGGCTGAAGCAATGGAAGTCCGTCAGGAGCGCCTGA
- a CDS encoding L-aspartate oxidase: MKSQELHVSTSVLVIGTGGAGLRAAIELAERGVDVLAVGKRPRSDAHTSLAAGGINAALGTMDADDSWQQHAADTILESYHLANPEIVEIVTKGSAQGISDLERYGMPFAREEDGRISQRFFGAHTFRRTAFSGDYTGLEIQRTLVNRAAQLDIPILDDVYMTRILVTDGRVFGAYGFRLSDGTRYLIHADAVVLAAGGHTRIWRRTSSRRDENTGDSFRLAVLAGGRIRDPELVQFHPSGILEPENAAGTLISEAARGEGGILTNALGERFMAKYDAERMELSTRDRVALACYTEIQEGRGTPNGGVWLDVSHLPRETIMRRLPRVYQTMLELQMLDITTTPIEIAPTAHYSMGGVWVRPDDHSTDVAGLYAIGEASSGLHGANRLGGNSLIELLVFGRIVGNAAAEYSESLTAHVRSADAVDEARKEIDDLLYANGHENVRVLQRAIRDTMTEHAGVVRNEQGLTQGLAELDVIEARITEVGVHPDIAGYQDLAHAFDLKASALAARATLEAARERRETRGCHNRSDYPDLDPTLQVNLVWSPARGIEHEGIAPVSHEIATLMRRPVTTADKLVE, encoded by the coding sequence ATGAAGTCTCAAGAACTGCACGTGTCGACGTCCGTGCTCGTCATTGGCACCGGGGGCGCCGGCCTCCGCGCCGCCATAGAGTTGGCCGAGCGGGGGGTCGATGTGCTCGCTGTCGGCAAAAGGCCCAGAAGCGACGCCCACACCTCGCTCGCAGCGGGAGGCATCAACGCCGCTCTCGGCACAATGGATGCCGATGACAGTTGGCAGCAGCACGCCGCCGACACAATCCTCGAAAGTTACCATCTCGCGAACCCCGAAATCGTCGAGATCGTCACCAAAGGGTCTGCCCAGGGCATCAGCGACCTGGAACGCTACGGCATGCCGTTCGCCCGCGAGGAAGACGGCCGGATCAGCCAGCGATTCTTCGGTGCTCATACGTTCCGCAGAACCGCTTTCAGCGGCGACTACACGGGGCTTGAAATTCAGCGCACGCTTGTTAATCGCGCCGCCCAGCTCGACATTCCGATATTGGACGATGTTTACATGACGCGCATTCTCGTCACCGACGGTCGGGTCTTCGGTGCCTACGGCTTCCGGCTCTCGGACGGGACGCGCTATCTGATCCATGCAGACGCCGTGGTGCTCGCCGCCGGCGGACACACCCGCATCTGGCGGCGCACGTCCAGTCGGCGTGACGAGAACACCGGTGATTCCTTCCGCCTGGCAGTGCTCGCAGGCGGCCGCATCCGCGATCCGGAGCTGGTCCAGTTCCATCCCTCAGGCATTCTTGAGCCGGAGAACGCTGCAGGAACGCTCATCTCGGAAGCCGCACGCGGAGAGGGCGGCATCCTCACCAACGCCCTCGGTGAACGATTCATGGCGAAATACGATGCAGAGCGCATGGAGCTCTCGACCCGCGATCGGGTCGCGCTGGCCTGTTACACCGAGATTCAGGAGGGCCGCGGCACGCCCAATGGCGGCGTGTGGCTGGACGTGTCGCACCTGCCGCGGGAGACCATCATGCGTCGCCTGCCGCGTGTGTACCAGACCATGCTCGAATTGCAGATGCTCGATATCACGACGACGCCGATAGAAATCGCACCGACCGCGCATTACTCCATGGGCGGCGTCTGGGTCCGTCCCGACGATCACAGCACTGATGTCGCGGGTCTCTACGCAATCGGGGAGGCGTCAAGCGGTCTTCATGGCGCTAACCGTTTGGGAGGAAACTCGCTGATCGAGCTGCTGGTCTTCGGAAGGATCGTAGGCAATGCCGCCGCCGAGTACTCGGAGTCCCTCACCGCACACGTGCGCTCGGCGGACGCGGTGGATGAGGCTAGAAAAGAGATAGATGATCTGCTCTACGCCAACGGGCACGAAAACGTCCGCGTATTGCAGCGTGCCATCCGTGACACCATGACCGAGCATGCGGGTGTCGTGCGGAACGAACAAGGTCTTACGCAGGGCCTCGCCGAACTCGACGTGATTGAAGCCCGCATCACAGAGGTGGGTGTGCATCCCGACATCGCCGGATATCAGGATCTTGCACACGCCTTCGATCTGAAGGCCTCCGCTCTTGCGGCGCGCGCGACGCTCGAAGCTGCCCGTGAACGCCGTGAAACACGCGGCTGTCATAACCGCAGCGACTATCCGGATCTTGATCCAACCTTGCAGGTGAACCTCGTCTGGTCTCCTGCTCGTGGCATCGAGCACGAAGGCATCGCGCCTGTATCGCACGAGATTGCGACGCTCATGCGTCGACCGGTCACAACCGCGGACAAACTCGTCGAGTGA
- a CDS encoding RNA polymerase sigma-70 factor: MSADAGSAADLETASTIFAEVRSRLFGIAYRMLGSVSEAEDIVQETWVRWQTCDRSLVRNAPAFLATTATRLAINVGQSARVRRETYVGPWLPEPVDTSADPELGAVNGEALEFAVLLILEKLSPTERAAYVLRQAFDYPYEQIAEIIQQTEANARQLVSRARKRLAEEKRAAVSVGEQQRLLEAFLTAARTGNVAALEELFAADVVSYSDGGGKVRASKFPVVGRERVAKYYRAFAARFWDGVDTEPFMANGRPSARLAQDGVVFAVVTLTASADGIDRLLWTMNPDKLSAVTRVGG, from the coding sequence ATGAGTGCCGATGCCGGGTCAGCCGCCGATTTAGAGACTGCGTCGACGATATTCGCGGAGGTCCGTTCTCGGTTGTTCGGGATTGCCTACCGGATGCTCGGCAGTGTCAGCGAGGCGGAGGACATCGTCCAGGAGACGTGGGTTCGATGGCAGACATGCGATCGCAGCCTGGTTCGGAATGCGCCGGCGTTCCTGGCGACCACCGCCACCCGTCTTGCCATCAATGTCGGGCAGTCGGCACGTGTCCGTCGTGAGACGTATGTCGGTCCGTGGCTGCCGGAGCCTGTGGACACGAGCGCCGATCCTGAACTGGGCGCCGTCAATGGTGAAGCGCTCGAGTTTGCCGTGTTGCTGATACTGGAAAAGTTGTCGCCGACCGAGCGGGCCGCGTATGTTCTGCGGCAAGCGTTCGACTACCCGTATGAGCAGATAGCGGAGATCATCCAACAGACAGAAGCGAATGCCCGCCAGTTGGTCAGCAGGGCGCGCAAGCGCCTTGCTGAGGAGAAACGCGCAGCGGTGAGCGTAGGGGAACAACAGCGTCTGTTGGAAGCGTTCCTGACTGCTGCGCGAACCGGGAACGTGGCCGCGCTGGAGGAATTGTTCGCCGCGGACGTCGTCAGCTACTCCGACGGCGGCGGCAAGGTTCGGGCTTCCAAGTTCCCTGTTGTCGGACGGGAACGGGTCGCGAAGTACTACAGGGCGTTCGCGGCGCGATTCTGGGATGGTGTCGATACCGAGCCCTTCATGGCTAACGGCCGGCCCTCGGCACGGCTGGCACAGGACGGGGTGGTGTTTGCGGTGGTGACTCTCACCGCTTCTGCCGATGGTATTGATCGGCTGTTGTGGACGATGAATCCGGACAAGCTCTCCGCCGTGACGAGGGTTGGCGGCTGA
- a CDS encoding low temperature requirement protein A codes for MSEISPAQHGPRVRMRARASDEPHRHASQLELLFDLTFVVAVASLTAQLAHGIAEDHLAESILPFLQVFFAIWWAWMNFTWFASAFDTDDAFYRLMTMLQMGGVLLLGAGVPAAFNDGGYLAVTLGFIVMRVGLIAQWLRAAIEDPASRRTALRYAVGFAVLQLGWVLRLVLQQAGLLPGQLQIVAFVMLAILELTVPLWAERTGRSSWHPHHIAERYGLFAIILLGESVLAASNGVAAALRSGGVSAYLIAVSAAGLALLFSLWWLYFLHPAGEALSANRDNSYQWGFWHYAIFAALAALGAGLEVAITFQLFRKLAQTSSRELRNLVLN; via the coding sequence ATGTCTGAGATCAGCCCGGCCCAGCATGGTCCGCGAGTGCGTATGAGAGCCCGTGCGTCGGACGAACCGCACCGCCATGCAAGCCAGCTGGAACTGCTGTTCGATCTCACTTTCGTGGTCGCTGTCGCCAGCCTTACAGCGCAACTGGCGCACGGGATCGCTGAAGATCATTTAGCAGAGTCGATCCTGCCGTTTCTGCAGGTGTTCTTCGCGATCTGGTGGGCGTGGATGAACTTCACCTGGTTTGCGTCCGCGTTCGACACGGACGATGCGTTTTACCGGCTGATGACGATGCTGCAGATGGGAGGCGTGCTGCTGCTGGGTGCAGGCGTGCCCGCGGCATTCAACGACGGTGGCTATCTGGCGGTCACCCTTGGTTTTATTGTGATGCGCGTCGGTTTGATTGCCCAATGGCTACGGGCTGCGATTGAGGATCCGGCCAGCCGCCGGACGGCGTTACGATACGCGGTCGGGTTTGCCGTCCTTCAACTGGGGTGGGTCCTTCGGTTGGTGTTGCAGCAGGCGGGGTTGTTGCCGGGGCAGCTGCAGATCGTCGCGTTCGTGATGCTCGCTATTTTGGAGCTTACCGTTCCGTTGTGGGCCGAACGCACAGGTCGCAGCAGCTGGCATCCGCATCATATTGCCGAGCGATATGGACTGTTCGCAATCATTCTGCTCGGCGAAAGCGTGCTGGCCGCATCGAATGGCGTGGCCGCTGCATTGAGATCCGGCGGCGTGAGCGCATACCTGATTGCTGTCTCGGCGGCCGGCCTCGCGCTGTTGTTCTCCCTGTGGTGGCTGTACTTCCTACACCCGGCGGGTGAGGCCTTGTCGGCAAATCGTGACAATTCGTACCAATGGGGATTTTGGCACTACGCCATCTTTGCGGCGTTAGCGGCCCTCGGCGCAGGCCTCGAGGTTGCCATCACTTTTCAGCTGTTCCGAAAGTTGGCCCAGACAAGCTCACGGGAGTTACGAAATTTGGTGCTGAACTAG
- a CDS encoding SDR family oxidoreductase encodes MKIVVIGGTGLIGSKLVSKLGEHGHEALAASSDSGVNTLTGEGLGDVLQGADTVVDVSNSPSFEDAAVLNFFTTSTRNQLAAEKVAGVGHHVALSVVGTERLAESGYFRAKIAQEKLIKESGVPYSIVHATQFFEFVKSIAQAATDGNTVRLSPALIQPMAAEDVATAVARTAVGTPLNATVEVAGPEQFGLDELIRKGLSFHGDPREVVTDPTARYFNAMLQDGELLPGSEATIYDTRFEEWLNQQ; translated from the coding sequence ATGAAGATCGTAGTTATCGGCGGCACTGGCCTGATCGGCTCGAAACTGGTCAGCAAGCTCGGCGAACACGGACACGAAGCACTGGCCGCTTCCTCTGACTCGGGTGTGAACACCCTCACCGGCGAAGGCCTCGGGGACGTGCTGCAGGGAGCCGACACTGTAGTCGACGTGTCGAACTCGCCCTCATTTGAAGATGCAGCTGTGCTGAACTTCTTCACTACCTCCACCCGCAACCAGCTCGCCGCGGAGAAGGTGGCCGGCGTCGGCCACCACGTCGCACTGTCGGTGGTCGGCACCGAGCGTTTGGCCGAGAGCGGCTACTTCCGGGCGAAAATCGCCCAGGAGAAGCTCATCAAGGAATCAGGTGTCCCGTACTCCATTGTCCATGCGACGCAGTTTTTCGAGTTCGTCAAGAGCATCGCACAGGCCGCGACCGACGGAAACACCGTTCGTCTGTCACCCGCGCTGATTCAGCCCATGGCCGCTGAGGACGTGGCCACCGCTGTTGCACGCACCGCCGTGGGAACTCCACTGAACGCCACCGTTGAGGTCGCCGGTCCCGAGCAGTTCGGTCTCGACGAGCTCATCCGCAAAGGCCTCAGCTTCCATGGCGACCCCCGCGAGGTCGTCACCGACCCAACCGCGCGCTACTTCAACGCCATGCTCCAGGACGGCGAACTGCTTCCCGGCAGCGAAGCGACCATTTATGACACCCGCTTCGAAGAATGGTTGAACCAGCAGTAG